One Setaria viridis chromosome 5, Setaria_viridis_v4.0, whole genome shotgun sequence genomic region harbors:
- the LOC117858890 gene encoding azadirone synthase LFS isoform X2, with product MRDQSLMERVDRPSMESPISRTDLNCISLADPDIQNSVTLLKQACLDSGFFYVVDHGISQDFMDEVFAESKKFFDLPHSEKMKLLRDEKNRGYTPMLDEILDPENQVNGDYKEGYYIGVEVPADNPEANKPFYGPNQWPSEEVLPKWREVMEKYHSEALRVAKSVARIIALALDLDVDFFDRPEMLAKPIATLRLLHYEGRISNPAKGVYGAGAHSDYGLITLLATDDVVGLQICKDRNAQPQVWEYVAPVKGGFIVNLGDMLERWSNCIFRSTLHRVVLDGRERYSIAYFVEPSHDCIVECLPTCKSEANPPKFPPITCSAYLSQRYKDTHADLSAYSDGKA from the exons ATGAGAGATCAGAGCCTGATGGAGAGAGTTGACAGGCCGAGCATGGAGAGCCCGATCTCGAGGACTGACCTGAATTGCATAAGCCTGGCGGACCCGGACATCCAGAATTCGGTCACGCTCCTCAAGCAG GCATGCCTGGATTCAGGCTTCTTCTATGTTGTGGATCATGGGATAAGCCAAGACTTCATGGATGAAGTTTTTGCTGAGAGCAAGAAGTTCTTTGACCTTCCCCACAGTGAGAAAATGAAGCTTCTCCGAGACGAGAAAAATCGAGGGTATACACCAATGCTTGATGAAATTCTTGATCCAGAAAATCAAGTGAATG GTGACTACAAGGAGGGATATTATATAGGAGTTGAGGTACCTGCAGATAATCCAGAAGCAAACAAACCATTCTATGGTCCAAATCAGTGGCCTTCTGAAG AAGTATTGCCAAAATGGAGGGAGGTGATGGAGAAATATCACAGTGAGGCATT GAGAGTAGCAAAATCGGTTGCAAGGATCATTGCTCTTGCTCTGGATCTTGATGTGGACTTCTTTGATAGACCTGAAATGCTTGCCAAGCCTATAGCCACTTTAAGGCTCTTACACTATGAAG GTCGAATCTCAAATCCTGCAAAGGGCGTCTATGGAGCGGGTGCCCATTCAGATTATGGCCTAATAACTCTCCTGGCAACCGATGATGTAGTTGGACTTCAA ATATGTAAGGACAGGAATGCTCAGCCTCAAGTGTGGGAATATGTAGCTCCTGTGAAAGG AGGATTCATCGTCAACCTTGGTGATATGCTTGAAAGGTGGAGTAACTGCATTTTCAG GTCAACCTTACATCGAGTAGTCCTAGATGGACGAGAACGCTACTCG ATAGCCTACTTTGTGGAGCCAAGCCACGACTGCATAGTCGAGTGCCTGCCAACCTGCAAATCCGAAGCCAACCCTCCAAA GTTCCCCCCAATCACCTGCTCTGCCTACCTGTCCCAGCGCTACAAGGACACTCACGCAGATCTGAGCGCTTACAGCGACGGCAAGGCCTGA
- the LOC117858890 gene encoding azadirone synthase LFS isoform X1 — protein MRDQSLMERVDRPSMESPISRTDLNCISLADPDIQNSVTLLKQACLDSGFFYVVDHGISQDFMDEVFAESKKFFDLPHSEKMKLLRDEKNRGYTPMLDEILDPENQVNGDYKEGYYIGVEVPADNPEANKPFYGPNQWPSEEVLPKWREVMEKYHSEALRVAKSVARIIALALDLDVDFFDRPEMLAKPIATLRLLHYEGGQKTGRISNPAKGVYGAGAHSDYGLITLLATDDVVGLQICKDRNAQPQVWEYVAPVKGGFIVNLGDMLERWSNCIFRSTLHRVVLDGRERYSIAYFVEPSHDCIVECLPTCKSEANPPKFPPITCSAYLSQRYKDTHADLSAYSDGKA, from the exons ATGAGAGATCAGAGCCTGATGGAGAGAGTTGACAGGCCGAGCATGGAGAGCCCGATCTCGAGGACTGACCTGAATTGCATAAGCCTGGCGGACCCGGACATCCAGAATTCGGTCACGCTCCTCAAGCAG GCATGCCTGGATTCAGGCTTCTTCTATGTTGTGGATCATGGGATAAGCCAAGACTTCATGGATGAAGTTTTTGCTGAGAGCAAGAAGTTCTTTGACCTTCCCCACAGTGAGAAAATGAAGCTTCTCCGAGACGAGAAAAATCGAGGGTATACACCAATGCTTGATGAAATTCTTGATCCAGAAAATCAAGTGAATG GTGACTACAAGGAGGGATATTATATAGGAGTTGAGGTACCTGCAGATAATCCAGAAGCAAACAAACCATTCTATGGTCCAAATCAGTGGCCTTCTGAAG AAGTATTGCCAAAATGGAGGGAGGTGATGGAGAAATATCACAGTGAGGCATT GAGAGTAGCAAAATCGGTTGCAAGGATCATTGCTCTTGCTCTGGATCTTGATGTGGACTTCTTTGATAGACCTGAAATGCTTGCCAAGCCTATAGCCACTTTAAGGCTCTTACACTATGAAGGTGGACAAAAGACAG GTCGAATCTCAAATCCTGCAAAGGGCGTCTATGGAGCGGGTGCCCATTCAGATTATGGCCTAATAACTCTCCTGGCAACCGATGATGTAGTTGGACTTCAA ATATGTAAGGACAGGAATGCTCAGCCTCAAGTGTGGGAATATGTAGCTCCTGTGAAAGG AGGATTCATCGTCAACCTTGGTGATATGCTTGAAAGGTGGAGTAACTGCATTTTCAG GTCAACCTTACATCGAGTAGTCCTAGATGGACGAGAACGCTACTCG ATAGCCTACTTTGTGGAGCCAAGCCACGACTGCATAGTCGAGTGCCTGCCAACCTGCAAATCCGAAGCCAACCCTCCAAA GTTCCCCCCAATCACCTGCTCTGCCTACCTGTCCCAGCGCTACAAGGACACTCACGCAGATCTGAGCGCTTACAGCGACGGCAAGGCCTGA